One window of Stenotrophomonas indicatrix genomic DNA carries:
- a CDS encoding DEAD/DEAH box helicase, with translation MSQETQAQLQFAQLGLSDSVMQAVTAIGYETPSPIQAATIPAMLEGRDVLGQAQTGTGKTAAFALPVLSNIDLQQIKPQALVLAPTRELAIQVAEAFQSYSSKIPGFRVLPVYGGQPYGQQLTALRRGVHIVVGTPGRVIDHLNRSTLDLSELKTLVLDEADEMLRMGFIDDVEAVLKKLPEKRQVALFSATMPPAIRRIAQTYLKDPVEVTIATKTTTSANIRQRYWWVSGMHKLDALTRILEVEPFDAMIVFARTKAGTEELASKLQARGLAAAAINGDMQQAQRERTIAMLKEGKLDILVATDVAARGLDVERISHVLNYDIPYDTESYVHRIGRTGRAGRSGEAILFATPREKGMLRQIERATRQPIEEMQLPSVEAVNDNRINKFTSRITETLGQGGLDFYRQLLERFEAEQNVPAIEVAAALAKMMQGDTPFLLQPPVRAPREERAPRERFERTERPERGDRNERGPRFERGPRRDDAEGGFEQRPRRDVPPRGAPEQGMETYRISVGHQHGVKPANIVGAIANEAGLESRFIGRIDIHDDFSLLDLPAQMPSDVLTHLQKVWVSGQQLQMRPLAAGEEVNPAPRPFKPRFDKRGPGGPGGPGGPRRSGPGGPGGDRDSRPPRRDGFNKPRGPRSF, from the coding sequence ATGTCCCAAGAAACCCAAGCGCAGCTGCAGTTCGCGCAGCTCGGCCTGTCCGATTCCGTCATGCAGGCTGTCACTGCCATCGGCTACGAAACGCCGTCGCCGATCCAGGCTGCCACCATCCCGGCGATGCTGGAAGGCCGCGACGTGCTGGGCCAGGCCCAGACCGGTACCGGCAAGACCGCAGCCTTCGCGCTGCCGGTGCTGTCCAACATCGACCTGCAGCAGATCAAGCCGCAGGCCCTGGTGCTGGCACCGACCCGTGAGCTGGCCATCCAGGTTGCCGAGGCGTTCCAGTCCTATTCCTCGAAGATCCCCGGCTTCCGCGTGTTGCCGGTGTACGGCGGCCAGCCGTACGGCCAGCAGCTGACGGCCCTGCGCCGCGGTGTGCACATCGTGGTCGGTACCCCCGGCCGCGTCATCGACCATCTGAACCGCAGCACGCTTGACCTGTCCGAGCTGAAGACGCTGGTGCTGGACGAAGCCGATGAAATGCTGCGCATGGGCTTCATCGACGACGTCGAAGCGGTGCTGAAGAAGCTGCCGGAGAAGCGCCAGGTGGCGCTGTTCTCGGCCACCATGCCGCCGGCCATCCGTCGCATCGCGCAGACCTACCTGAAGGACCCGGTCGAAGTCACCATCGCGACCAAGACCACCACCTCGGCCAACATCCGCCAGCGCTACTGGTGGGTGAGCGGCATGCACAAGCTGGACGCGCTGACCCGCATCCTGGAAGTCGAGCCGTTCGACGCGATGATCGTCTTCGCGCGCACCAAGGCCGGCACCGAGGAACTGGCCAGCAAGCTGCAGGCCCGTGGCCTGGCCGCTGCCGCCATCAACGGTGACATGCAGCAGGCCCAGCGTGAGCGCACCATCGCCATGCTGAAGGAAGGCAAGCTGGACATCCTGGTCGCCACCGACGTGGCTGCCCGTGGCCTGGACGTGGAGCGCATCAGCCACGTGCTGAACTACGACATCCCGTACGACACCGAAAGCTACGTGCACCGTATCGGCCGTACCGGTCGTGCCGGCCGTAGCGGTGAAGCGATCCTGTTCGCCACCCCGCGCGAAAAGGGCATGCTGCGCCAGATCGAGCGCGCGACCCGCCAGCCGATCGAAGAAATGCAGCTGCCGAGCGTGGAAGCGGTCAACGACAACCGCATCAACAAGTTCACCTCGCGCATCACCGAGACCCTGGGCCAGGGCGGCCTGGACTTCTACCGCCAGCTGCTGGAGCGCTTCGAGGCCGAGCAGAACGTGCCGGCCATCGAAGTGGCCGCCGCACTGGCCAAGATGATGCAGGGCGATACCCCGTTCCTGCTGCAGCCGCCGGTGCGCGCACCGCGCGAAGAGCGCGCGCCGCGTGAGCGTTTCGAGCGCACTGAGCGCCCGGAACGTGGCGACCGCAACGAGCGCGGCCCGCGCTTCGAGCGTGGTCCGCGTCGTGACGATGCCGAAGGTGGCTTCGAGCAGCGTCCGCGCCGTGACGTGCCGCCGCGCGGTGCGCCGGAGCAGGGCATGGAGACCTACCGCATCTCGGTCGGCCACCAGCATGGCGTGAAGCCGGCCAACATCGTCGGCGCCATCGCCAACGAAGCTGGTCTGGAAAGCCGCTTCATCGGTCGCATCGACATCCACGACGACTTCTCGCTGCTGGATCTGCCGGCACAGATGCCGTCGGACGTGCTGACCCACCTGCAGAAGGTGTGGGTGTCCGGCCAGCAGCTGCAGATGCGCCCGTTGGCGGCCGGTGAAGAGGTCAATCCGGCGCCGCGTCCGTTCAAGCCGCGCTTCGACAAGCGTGGTCCGGGCGGTCCGGGTGGCCCGGGCGGTCCGCGTCGCAGTGGTCCGGGTGGCCCCGGCGGCGACCGTGACAGCCGTCCGCCGCGTCGTGATGGCTTCAACAAGCCGCGCGGCCCGCGCAGCTTCTAG
- a CDS encoding putative bifunctional diguanylate cyclase/phosphodiesterase, giving the protein MGRSGRDQQRRRVPMTRGLGLRFALLTGMAIGLVALSAVIQELQAASTAWIAGQGYWSRGQQDATAALSRYLARGHLQDLHDAQRALQVPLGDLQARKALEQPEPDEAIARAGFLRGGNARADIPRLIFSFRHARDVGAFREATGLWRQTDADLLALQALSEELQRRHGSGPLDEATVDEYLHRLRRIDHQLREQAQAFSQALLRMAHAVRIATLAVGGLSVLLISLMAVALARRVGKDLTEHESRFRAAFYQANVGMLKLDAAGRIVEANQAMADILDHRRDVLLQMSLAELLMEGELVIDGGGRIDWDRQLRPGELRFRRRDGSLVWGRWSGTGVRTASGGLSVFAIVEDVSQNHALAREIEHHASHDPLTGLINRREIERLLEKSLLQVRSDGGTHALGYINLDHFKLVNDSFGHAAGDQMLRSFAEYLVGAVRDGDWVGRLGADEFAVFLARANQDEAKRVLQRLIRNLGQATFPISEGSPQLSCSVGVVEVTAEAPDANWLMSAADSACYAAKQAGRNRVHCFNENRLALEERRLEAERLQRVSRAMAENRMLLYAQRIAKVGDPSYLHYEVLVRMRDSDGVLHLPGQFMPAVERYGMAVVLDRHVLGLLFRHLQVCPAHVRLLGLCNVNVSAQSIAEPGFLAFVCDLLERNRALASKLCFEITETAAIGNLSQARAFIDAVKARGCRVALDDFGSGLSSFGYLRQLPADMLKIDGAFVRDMDTDPVSRASVRAISELGRELQMEVVAEWVETIEVAEALAGMGVQGLQGYAIERPQPLERLTLADLRPMRLAGTQGPSAAG; this is encoded by the coding sequence ATGGGTAGAAGTGGCAGGGACCAGCAGCGCCGACGGGTACCGATGACCCGCGGGCTGGGACTGCGTTTTGCGCTGTTGACGGGCATGGCGATCGGACTGGTCGCGCTGTCGGCCGTGATCCAGGAGCTGCAGGCGGCATCGACCGCGTGGATCGCAGGGCAGGGCTACTGGTCGAGGGGGCAGCAGGACGCCACCGCAGCGCTCAGCCGTTACCTGGCACGTGGCCATCTGCAGGATCTGCACGATGCCCAACGGGCACTGCAGGTTCCGCTGGGTGATCTGCAGGCTCGCAAAGCGCTGGAGCAACCCGAACCGGACGAGGCGATAGCGCGGGCCGGCTTCCTGCGTGGCGGTAACGCCCGCGCTGATATTCCAAGGCTGATCTTCTCGTTCCGCCATGCGCGCGATGTCGGTGCCTTCCGCGAGGCCACCGGGTTGTGGCGGCAGACCGACGCGGACCTGTTGGCCCTGCAGGCGTTGTCGGAGGAGCTGCAACGCCGCCATGGTTCGGGACCGCTGGACGAGGCGACCGTGGACGAATACCTGCACCGGTTGCGTCGCATCGACCATCAATTGCGGGAGCAGGCGCAGGCGTTCTCGCAGGCGCTGCTGCGCATGGCCCACGCGGTGCGCATCGCGACCCTGGCCGTGGGCGGCCTGTCGGTCCTGCTGATCAGCCTGATGGCGGTGGCCTTGGCGCGCCGGGTCGGCAAGGACCTTACCGAGCACGAGAGCCGCTTCCGGGCCGCCTTCTACCAGGCCAACGTCGGCATGCTCAAGCTGGATGCCGCTGGCCGAATAGTGGAGGCCAACCAGGCGATGGCCGATATCCTCGACCATCGCCGTGACGTGCTGCTGCAGATGTCGCTGGCGGAGCTGCTGATGGAGGGCGAGCTGGTGATCGATGGCGGTGGCCGAATCGATTGGGATCGCCAACTGCGACCGGGCGAACTGCGCTTCCGGCGTCGCGACGGCAGCCTGGTGTGGGGACGCTGGAGTGGTACCGGCGTGCGCACCGCCAGCGGTGGCCTGTCGGTGTTCGCCATCGTCGAGGATGTCAGCCAGAACCATGCCCTGGCGCGCGAGATAGAGCACCACGCCAGCCATGACCCACTGACCGGCCTGATCAATCGCCGCGAGATCGAGCGTCTGCTGGAAAAATCCCTGCTGCAGGTCCGCTCCGACGGTGGAACCCACGCACTCGGCTATATCAACCTGGACCACTTCAAGCTGGTCAACGACAGCTTCGGCCACGCAGCCGGCGACCAGATGCTGCGCAGCTTCGCCGAGTACCTGGTCGGTGCGGTGCGTGACGGCGACTGGGTCGGCCGCCTGGGCGCAGACGAGTTCGCGGTGTTCCTCGCCCGCGCCAACCAGGATGAAGCCAAGCGCGTGCTGCAGCGGCTGATCCGCAACCTGGGCCAAGCCACGTTCCCGATCAGCGAAGGCAGTCCGCAGCTGAGCTGCAGCGTGGGCGTGGTCGAAGTGACGGCCGAGGCGCCGGACGCGAACTGGTTGATGAGCGCCGCCGACAGTGCCTGCTATGCAGCCAAGCAGGCCGGTCGCAACCGCGTGCATTGCTTCAACGAGAACCGGTTGGCCCTGGAGGAACGGCGGTTGGAGGCCGAGCGCCTGCAGCGGGTCAGCCGTGCCATGGCCGAGAACCGGATGCTGTTGTATGCGCAGCGCATCGCCAAGGTGGGTGATCCGTCCTACCTGCACTACGAAGTGCTGGTGCGCATGCGTGACAGCGATGGCGTGCTGCACCTTCCAGGCCAGTTCATGCCAGCGGTGGAACGCTATGGCATGGCGGTGGTGCTGGACCGGCACGTGCTCGGCCTACTGTTCCGCCACCTGCAGGTGTGCCCGGCACACGTACGCCTGCTGGGCCTGTGCAACGTCAATGTGTCGGCCCAGTCGATCGCCGAGCCGGGATTCCTGGCGTTCGTCTGCGACCTGCTGGAGCGCAACCGCGCACTGGCGTCCAAGCTCTGTTTCGAGATCACCGAAACCGCAGCGATCGGCAACCTGAGCCAGGCACGGGCCTTCATCGACGCGGTCAAGGCGCGCGGATGCCGGGTGGCGCTGGATGATTTCGGCTCGGGCCTGTCCTCGTTCGGCTATCTGCGGCAGCTGCCGGCGGACATGCTGAAGATCGATGGAGCCTTCGTGCGCGACATGGACACCGATCCGGTCAGTCGTGCCAGCGTGCGCGCGATCAGCGAGCTGGGCCGCGAACTGCAGATGGAGGTGGTGGCCGAGTGGGTGGAGACCATAGAGGTTGCCGAGGCGCTGGCCGGGATGGGCGTGCAGGGCCTGCAGGGCTATGCCATTGAACGGCCGCAGCCGCTGGAACGGCTGACCCTGGCCGACCTGCGGCCGATGCGGTTGGCCGGCACGCAGGGGCCATCGGCTGCCGGCTGA